The Chiroxiphia lanceolata isolate bChiLan1 chromosome 4, bChiLan1.pri, whole genome shotgun sequence genome contains a region encoding:
- the C4H4orf50 gene encoding uncharacterized protein C4orf50 homolog isoform X3, translating into MKELELSHKKLLVMIDQLNAKLQKVENANVRVKGKLRDIQEDLINLVENQKKSEKKQKEKLCWLQEQLKTKEEEIKSQSEYFEHYKQRQRQQTAVLRKRECYLRGEVSRLEKKVLDLSSHVALLTSEIEEGMLQHLQQVLESTFSGTRGYKHPDMEVVKWKTCIENVEHNMKSHVQAFQQNLKFLREKEEDNRREQGDLLTELQCSQNNEDFLRTKLEESSCHVYSLKLSEIKLQEKMEELLDENRALKDQSTVMLKKKKEKDSQLARLENGDNSVDLVCQLNGNLIQDEVQNLKWRPVLDSLRSRATQTPVVLLHAEESETPGCSHDGLKQMEELTEESVPVREGTSGVFVKVVGLAEAEQVTLGTERAGTLEDSFTLFGCPPVYHTAGLLSPYSEKLSDDETSKKTKGEETILLLKEQAITLPAKTFPASVVEALMRKKLQLTWFKPESCHSSAVTTVEKVRSVSFCEANTNLWFAGLCIVTERGFCDKVPALLHGKLPSTVTEIFTACLEKYNMEKHWENKQVLPKSLIENRCLDKIVDDEKYHQKISRERAKGQEIQTEKSQPQLVTCVLEGSSKFLHKIEFIRPEKQGMEAKERLGSIQDVQSLSLDFKDLKKCFEGSLELMEKEENISENCISGVNSRYNGEDIIEMEEKGVQAQKPTHQTNPSSNIGVKEKKGQILGLCEPNEKNFSCEKIAAENMQFWSDEERYPLKLLFPMQESVVCLGKLFLPGSSFYECFCHLSLLEACNECNVKISLLEKAVAVCSHRIFLLMQENENYSKKVCILKQENERYAQMTCALEEEMDAYFQYILAADEANVVSFQNLLNEKEVSSGCYSNLSGENTMTPGTFLVKTFSKNLPGIEEKNRNSEKDSSTIASNKLSRSVLSLKGRKMRYFQLLSDLKEERSRCFKEIAKLLQDKENCVAKYNELIQEREENLQRIALSEGEKETLLGHLTEIKCEQDKYKTLVSELQDCKTSCYQKISDLQEEKYVLKREIDRIKKETSEQLDEFQKANTNFILENKKLKELVSSLGFTYEELSKEKSLGTKKKIVKLKEESQQHGLKPKKFETVCSVTQTEEEGVLVINPSNYFPGKEGSMFESYSTMKEQVEKAKEELKIQQKELEKSKKEAQKWYRELGFAETRYEEIKTRLMQVLTELDHLKQEAGDKMLGKQHCKLMPEYSMKDVQEKEVNKIASMRLQQQVLTLKAQLRDQAALENQFYILQNEVELLQAQLCEKEKELEKRKSDVKLTLAPLKAKLACLTRKCQERNSFIMRMHSEFHRHGIINSTFDEEVKNLVNDITLTEYTAAFTPMCDQEFLLQILPSSTDISQANGQPEDRETAAKVNGMTGSIPANSQQEADSTHSSHITSNVCAGSPIKLTSPERIIALHRELRQNHCKTYRIPTVVSSNSNPQADRSLPMIHKEAPWPLLSRMKDALVPLEHSVFWATKGRDQL; encoded by the exons ATGAAAGAGCTGGAGCTGTCACACAAAAAACTTCTTGTGATGATTGATCAGCTCAATGCGAAGTTGCAGAAGGTTGAAAATGCCAATGTACGTGTTAAAGGGAAATTGCGAGACATTCAGGAGGATCTGATCAACTTG gttgaaaaccagaaaaagtcagagaagaagcaaaaggaaaaattgtgttggcttcaggagcagctgaagacaaaagaagaagaaataaaaagccaatCAGAATATTTTGAGCACTACAAACAAAGGCAGAGACAACAGACAGCAGTACTGAGAAAGAGGGAATGTTACCTTCGGGGTGAGGTATCtaggctggaaaagaaagtCCTAGATCTTAGTTCCCATGTTGCTCTTTTGACATCTGAGATAGAAGAGGGAATGTTGCAGCATCTCCAGCAGGTGCTGGAATCAACATTCAGTGGGACTCGGGGTTATAAACACCCTGACATGGAAGTAGTGAAATGGAAAACTTGTATTGAAAATGTGGAGCATAATATGAAAAGCCACGTTCAGGCATTTCAGCAAAATCTGAAGTTCttaagggaaaaagaggaggacaACAGAAGAGAACAGGGAGACCTGTTGACTGAACTGCAGTGCTCTCAGAACAATGAAGACTTCCTCAGAACGAAATTGGAAGAATCTTCCTGTCATGTCTATAGTTTGAAATTATCTGAAATCaaactacaggaaaaaatggaagagcTTTTGGATGAAAACAGAGCTTTAAAAGATCAAAGTACAGTGAtgttgaaaaagaagaaagaaaaagactcaCAACTTGCAAGATTGGAGAATGGAGACAACAGTGTTGACCTGGTATGTCAACTG AATGGGAATCTAATTCAGGATGAAGTTCAAAATCTTAAATGGAGACCAGTCTTGGATTCACTCAGAAGCAGAGCTACTCAAACTCCAGTTGTGCTGCTACATGCTGAAGAGTCTG AAACACCAGGATGTAGTCATGATGGACTAAAGCAGATGGAGGAGCTAACAGAAGAATCTGTACCAGTCCGGGAAGGCACTTCAGGTGTCTTTGTGAAAGTTGTTGGTCTAGCTGAGGCTGAGCAG GTCACCCTTGGAACAGAGAGGGCAGGTACTCTAGAAGATAGTTTCACTTTGTTTGGATGTCCCCCAGTTTATCATACAGCAGGACTGCTTTCCCCTTACTCTGAGAAGTTATCTGATGATGAGACAAGTAAGAAAACCAAAGGTGAAGAAACCATTCTTCTCTTGAAGGAACAAGCTATAACTCTACCAGCAAAGACATTCCCTGCTTCTGTGGTTGAAGCCTTGATGAGGAAGAAGCTCCAACTTACTTGGTTCAAACCTGAAAGCTGCCACTCATCAGCTGTCACCACTGTGGAGAAAGTGAGGAGTGTGAGTTTCTGTGAGGCAAATACTAATCTTTGGTTTGCTGGCCTCTGCATTGTTACAGAAAGGGGATTTTGTGACAAAGTTCCTGCACTTCTTCATGGAAAGTTGCCTTCCACTGTGACTGAAATTTTCACAGCATGTCTAGAAAAATACAACATGGAAAAACATTGGGAAAACAAGCAAGTTCTGCCAAAAAGCCTAATTGAAAATAGATGTCTGGATAAAATTGTTGATGATGAAAAGTATCACCAAAAAATCTCTAGAGAGAGAGCTAAAGGACAAGAAATACAGACTGAGAAATCCCAGCCACAACTGGTGACCTGCGTTCTTGAAGGAAGTTCtaaatttttacataaaattgaATTTATCAGGCCTGAGAAGCAAGGAATGGAAGCCAAAGAGAGACTAGGTAGCATACAGGATGTCCAAAGTTTGTCTCTTGATTTTAAAGACTTAAAGAAGTGTTTTGAAGGGAGTCTTGAACtaatggagaaagaagaaaacatctcaGAGAACTGCATTTCTGGTGTGAATAGCAGATATAATGGAGAAGATATAAttgaaatggaagagaaaggagtGCAGGCTCAGAAACCAACTCACCAAACGAACCCTTCCAGTAATATTggtgtgaaagaaaagaaaggccaGATCTTGGGACTATGTGAACCAAATGAGAAGAATTTCTCATGTGAAAAAATAGCTGCTGAAAACATGCAATTTTGGTCAGATGAAGAGAGGTATCCACTAAAATTACTGTTTCCTATGCAGGAGAGTGTTGTGTGCCTAGGCAAACTATTCCTGCCAGGGAGCAGTTTTTATGAGTGTTTCTGTCATCTGTCACTACTTGAAGCCTGTAATGAATGTAATGTGAAAATATCTTTACTGGAAAAAGCAGTGGCTGTGTGTTCTCACAGGATATTTCTACTCATGCAAGAGAATGAAAACTATTCCAAAAAAGTCTGTATATTAAAACAGGAGAATGAGAGATATGCTCAGATGACGTGTGCCCTGGAAGAGGAGATGGATGCATATTTTCAGTACATTTTAGCAGCAGATGAAGCTAACGTTGTTTCGTTCCAAAACTTACTTAATGAGAAAGAGGTTTCTAGTGGATGTTACAGTAACTTATCAGGAGAAAACACCATGACCCCAGGAACGTTTTTGGTTAAAACTTTCTCTAAGAACCTCCCAGGtattgaagagaaaaataggaaTTCTGAAAAAGACTCATCGACAATTGCATCAAATAAACTTTCCAGGAGTGTTCTATCcctgaagggaaggaaaatgaggtatttccagctgctttctgacctaaaagaagaaagaagcagatgCTTCAAAGAAATAGCTAAATTATTACAAGACAAGGAGAACTGTGTAGCAAAATACAATGAATTAAtacaggagagagaggaaaatttaCAAAGAATAGCTCTTTCAGAGGGTGAAAAAGAAACCTTGTTGGGACATTTAACAGAGATAAAGTGTGAGCAAGACAAATACAAGACCTTGGTTTCAGAACTCCAAGACTGCAAAACCAGCTGTTATCAAAAAATTTCTGatttacaggaggaaaaatatgtacTGAAAAGAGAGATAGACAGAATCAAGAAAGAAACTTCAGAGCAACTAGAtgaatttcagaaagcaaataccaactttattttagaaaataaaaaattgaaagaattaGTGTCTTCTTTGGGTTTCACCTATGAAGAGctgagcaaagagaaaagtttgggaacaaagaaaaagatagtaaaactaaaagaagaaaGTCAGCAACATGGTCTTAAGCCAAAGAAATTTGAAACAGTGTGTAGTGTAACGCAAACTGAAGAAGAAGGAGTTCTGGTTATAAATCCTTCAAACTatttccctgggaaggag GGCAGCATGTTTGAAAGCTACAGTACAATGAAAGAGCAAGTCgaaaaggcaaaagaagaattaaaaatacagcaaaaggaattagaaaaatcaaaaaaagag GCTCAGAAGTGGTACAGAGAACTTGGTTTTGCTGAAACAAGGTACGAAGAAATCAAGACTCGTTTGATGCAGGTTCTCACAGAATTAGACCACCTTAAACAAGAAGCTGGGGACAAAatgctgggaaagcagcactgcaaaTTAATG CCTGAATACAGCATGAAAGATGTCCAGGAAAAAGAGGTGAATAAAATAGCCAGTATGAGATTACAGCAGCAAGTGCTGACCTTGAAAGCTCAGCTCAGGGACCAGGCTGCATTAGAAAATCAGTTTTACATCCTGCAGAATGAAGTGGAACTCCTTCAGGCTCAGCTATGTGAAAAG gaaaaagaactTGAGAAGAGAAAGTCTGACGTGAAGTTGACATTAGCTCCTCTGAAG GCTAAGCTGGCTTGCCTCACCCGAAAGTGCCAAGAAAGGAACAGTTTCATTATGAGGATGCACAGCGAATTTCACAGGCATGGAATTATTAACTCTACATTTGATGAAGAGGTGAAAAACCTGGTGAATGACATAACCCTGACAGAGTACACAGCTGCTTTTACACCAATGTGTGATCAAGAG